The window CCTGTTCTCGGCAAGCGCAAGCGTCACAAAGGTGTCGACCTCGCTGCACCGACCGGCACGCCGGTTTACGCCACGGCTGACGGTATCGTGGAGCGGGCCAACTGGTTCTCCAGCTACGGCCTTTATGTCAGCCTGGGCCATGGCGCGAACTTGCAGACACGCTACGCCCACATGTCGCGCCTCGCCGTGAGCGGTGGAGACCGTGTGAAGAAAGGCCAGATCATCGGCTATGTAGGCTCCACGGGTCGCTCCACCGGACCACACCTGCACTATGAAGTGCGGATCGCTGGTAAGGCTGTGAACCCCGTACCTTACATGGTCGAAAGCCAGGCACAGCAGGCGTTCGCGCTGGCCATGGCCGAAGGCGGCCGCGGCGGTCAGTAAGCCAGTATCAATTTAACCCTTGGACGGGATTTGAGGCGGCGAACCCGATAAGGGTTCGTCGCTTTTCTTTTGACGTATCACCACGCCCGATGAACGCCGTGTCGGCAGGTGCTTTCAATCCGATATCGCTGGAACGGGTGCTTTGCCTCTGATAGCTTGCCGCCAAGCAGATAAGGGGTGAGGCACGTGGGCAGTCCATTGTATCGGCACATAAAAGGCAGGGCGGCTTGACCCTGTTGGCCGACTACAACCTGCCCTTCAGCTTGGCGCTGGCAGTAATGCTGGCGCTGCTCCTGCTGCAGATGGTCGGTATCGGCGATTTGCTCGATGGGACCGATGCCGAAATGGACCCCGGCTTCGACGCGGACGGTGCGACCGGCGGCGGTCCGATCGACGGGTTGATGAGCGTTGCGGGCCTTGGCCGTGTGCCCTTCATGATCTGGCTCTCATTGCTTTTGCTGAGCTTCGCGCTGATCGGAATAAGCGGGCAGATGCTGGCGGTGGCCGTGCTGGGCGCGCCGGTGCTTCCCTGGCTGGCGGCGCTGGGCGCCGGGGCTGCAGCGGTGCCGGTCACCGGCGCGCTTGCCCGTCCGCTCGGCC of the Alteripontixanthobacter maritimus genome contains:
- a CDS encoding M23 family metallopeptidase, producing MGFAGNFTKRFAMGFAALAGATLTMGAAPAAAETAAVSVTSEMSAISSPFDKGDAKFAKMFAQWRDLDGGDVTSETAAPAVSVPSRMPLSNAALTSDYGMRTHPVLGKRKRHKGVDLAAPTGTPVYATADGIVERANWFSSYGLYVSLGHGANLQTRYAHMSRLAVSGGDRVKKGQIIGYVGSTGRSTGPHLHYEVRIAGKAVNPVPYMVESQAQQAFALAMAEGGRGGQ
- a CDS encoding OB-fold-containig protein, which translates into the protein MTLLADYNLPFSLALAVMLALLLLQMVGIGDLLDGTDAEMDPGFDADGATGGGPIDGLMSVAGLGRVPFMIWLSLLLLSFALIGISGQMLAVAVLGAPVLPWLAALGAGAAAVPVTGALARPLGRILPQDETTAVTVDSLLGRRAHIQTGTARRASSARAKVIDLHGHPHFVMVEPHDDTETLQEGEQVLLVRREGDIFFAQSMEQRNLSP